A genomic window from Cryptosporangium minutisporangium includes:
- a CDS encoding MMPL family transporter, with the protein MLGLRNSPSGVPENRPPLRPPVVERIADWSARHRFVAIAGWLVAVLLAVVAGGLVPGPGARSVDPGETGRAQQVLDAQEDAQAIQESVLVQAADPAAVRTAVAGLVAALRGAAVAEVWSPLDPGRTERLTPDRRSALVTYQIAGPVEGASVRADEVAAVVGRVADDHPGVRLALAGDRSLAAAVETAIGDDVRRSERISLPLTVAILLVVFGALVAASIPVLLTATAVVTTFGLLQVVDHWLAVNSAANTMVLLIGVAVGVDYALFSLRRVREERAAGQDTRSAVRIAARTSGRVILVSGLIVIVCLSGLLLTGIGVFRGAAIGIALVVAVAMLGSLTVLPAVLAALGHRVEWGRLPWWGRRRAAGRPSRAWGRLASAVTRRPVAWGGAAVVGLLLMAVPATGMRLQDAPVTDSLPRSVPAIDAGVRMNDAFPGAAAPARVVVWADPGVPLDARQVAEALGGIDRVTVAEYGDAVLARVPLPGSGTDPTSTRALRDLRTQVLPDALHDLDGVHWAVAGRTAFAADFADQLSRRTPLVLAFVLGLAFVLLFAVFRSIRVAAASIGLNLLSVGAAYGVLTWVFQEGNLSGPLGFTAYGGVVGWLPLFLFVLLFGLSMDYHVFILSRIRERRAADAAVGPGAHRDAIVGGIASSAGVVSSAAVIMTAAFSIFVTLSAVEYKMLGVGAAVAILLDATVVRGVLLPATLAVLGPRALGPRRAPEPPRSTLDPRSVVDESSGTRHDAVPNPANADG; encoded by the coding sequence ATGCTGGGTCTGCGCAACTCTCCCTCCGGCGTGCCCGAAAACCGGCCGCCGCTCCGGCCGCCGGTCGTGGAGCGGATCGCCGACTGGTCGGCCCGCCACCGGTTCGTCGCGATCGCCGGGTGGCTCGTGGCGGTCCTGCTCGCGGTCGTCGCCGGCGGCCTGGTACCCGGGCCCGGCGCCCGCAGCGTCGATCCGGGCGAGACCGGCCGCGCGCAGCAGGTGCTCGACGCCCAGGAGGATGCCCAGGCGATCCAGGAGAGCGTCCTGGTCCAGGCCGCGGACCCGGCCGCGGTGCGGACGGCGGTGGCCGGGCTGGTCGCGGCGTTGCGCGGGGCCGCGGTCGCCGAGGTGTGGTCACCCCTCGATCCGGGCCGTACCGAGCGGCTGACGCCCGACCGGCGCTCCGCACTCGTCACGTACCAGATCGCCGGGCCGGTCGAGGGAGCGTCGGTGCGCGCCGACGAGGTGGCCGCGGTGGTCGGCCGCGTCGCGGACGACCACCCCGGCGTCCGGCTCGCCCTCGCCGGTGACCGGAGCCTCGCCGCGGCGGTCGAGACCGCGATCGGCGACGACGTGCGTCGCTCCGAGCGGATCTCGCTGCCGCTCACCGTGGCGATCCTGCTCGTCGTGTTCGGAGCACTGGTCGCCGCGAGCATCCCGGTGCTGCTCACCGCGACCGCCGTCGTGACCACGTTCGGTCTGCTGCAGGTCGTCGACCACTGGCTGGCGGTGAACAGCGCGGCCAACACGATGGTGCTGCTGATCGGCGTCGCGGTCGGCGTCGACTACGCGCTGTTCTCGCTGCGGCGGGTGCGGGAGGAGCGTGCCGCCGGGCAGGACACCCGGAGCGCGGTGCGGATCGCCGCCCGGACCTCCGGCCGGGTGATCCTGGTGTCCGGTTTGATCGTCATCGTCTGCTTGAGCGGTCTGCTGCTGACCGGGATCGGCGTGTTCCGTGGCGCGGCGATCGGGATCGCGCTCGTCGTCGCGGTGGCGATGCTGGGCTCGCTGACCGTCCTGCCCGCGGTGCTCGCCGCGCTCGGACACCGGGTCGAGTGGGGGCGCCTGCCCTGGTGGGGCCGGCGTCGTGCGGCCGGACGTCCGTCCAGGGCGTGGGGGCGGCTGGCGTCCGCGGTCACCCGGCGGCCGGTGGCCTGGGGCGGCGCCGCGGTGGTGGGGCTGCTGCTGATGGCCGTGCCCGCCACCGGCATGCGCTTGCAGGACGCCCCGGTCACCGACAGCCTGCCGCGGAGCGTTCCGGCGATCGACGCCGGCGTGCGGATGAACGACGCGTTCCCGGGCGCCGCCGCGCCGGCTCGCGTCGTCGTGTGGGCCGACCCGGGCGTTCCGCTCGACGCCCGGCAGGTGGCCGAGGCGCTGGGCGGGATCGACCGCGTGACGGTAGCGGAGTACGGGGACGCCGTCCTCGCCCGGGTTCCGCTGCCCGGCTCGGGTACCGACCCGACGTCCACCCGGGCGCTGCGGGACCTGCGCACCCAGGTCCTGCCGGACGCGCTCCACGACCTCGACGGCGTCCACTGGGCGGTGGCCGGGCGCACCGCGTTCGCCGCCGACTTCGCCGACCAGCTCTCCCGCCGGACGCCGCTGGTGCTCGCGTTCGTCCTCGGGCTGGCGTTCGTGCTGCTCTTCGCGGTGTTCCGGTCGATCCGGGTCGCGGCGGCGTCGATCGGGCTGAACCTGCTGTCGGTGGGGGCCGCGTACGGCGTCCTGACCTGGGTGTTCCAGGAGGGGAACCTGAGCGGTCCGCTCGGCTTCACCGCGTACGGAGGCGTCGTCGGCTGGCTACCGCTGTTCCTGTTCGTCCTGCTGTTCGGGTTGAGCATGGACTACCACGTGTTCATCCTCAGCCGGATCCGCGAGCGCCGGGCGGCGGACGCGGCGGTCGGCCCCGGTGCGCACCGAGACGCGATCGTCGGCGGGATCGCGTCCAGCGCGGGGGTGGTGAGCAGCGCCGCCGTGATCATGACCGCGGCGTTCTCGATCTTCGTGACGCTCAGCGCGGTCGAGTACAAAATGCTCGGTGTCGGTGCGGCGGTCGCGATCCTGCTCGACGCCACCGTGGTGCGCGGCGTGCTGCTGCCCGCGACGCTGGCGGTGCTGGGCCCCCGTGCCCTAGGACCGCGCCGTGCCCCCGAACCGCCCCGGTCCACGCTCGACCCCCGATCGGTGGTCGACGAATCGTCCGGTACCCGACATGACGCTGTCCCGAATCCCGCGAATGCGGATGGATAG
- a CDS encoding ArsR/SmtB family transcription factor, which yields MTRSPPTGDELVAVLSTLANPHRLRVVAALRRERTYVSRLARELGISRPLLQVHLRKLQAAGLVTSQLELSEDGKALRYYQVTEFAYQLTPDTITAAVPTLSTNPPAEATKGT from the coding sequence GTGACGCGCTCACCGCCCACCGGGGACGAACTGGTCGCGGTCCTGTCGACGCTGGCCAACCCGCACCGGTTGCGGGTGGTCGCGGCGCTGCGCCGGGAGCGGACGTACGTGAGCCGGCTCGCCCGTGAGTTGGGCATCAGCCGGCCGCTGCTCCAGGTGCACCTGCGCAAACTGCAGGCCGCCGGCTTGGTCACGTCGCAGCTCGAGCTCTCCGAGGACGGCAAGGCGCTGCGCTACTACCAGGTGACCGAGTTCGCGTACCAGCTCACCCCGGACACCATCACGGCCGCGGTGCCGACCCTCAGCACGAACCCACCCGCCGAAGCGACGAAGGGAACCTGA
- a CDS encoding glycoside hydrolase family 13 protein, translating into MAGDEWWRSAVIYQVYIRSFADGNGDGLGDVAGIRNRLPYLADLGVDAIWINPWYPSPMADGGYDVSDYRDVDPRFGTLAEAESLVDEAHAHGLRVLLDIVPNHTSDAHPWFRSAVAAGPGAPARDRYLFRPGRGADGSVPPNDWSSVFGGPAWTRVTEPDGRPGQWYLHLFDPSQPDLNWDHPAVRAEFVATLRFWFDRGVDGFRIDVAHSLIKEPGLPDLAGRRFPAPGSADGHRGPGVEAHPHWDREEVHEVYREWRAVADTYDPPRIFVAEAWVDEPERLSRYLRPDELHTAFNFIYLMAPWRAADLRRTIVRTLAEHLAVGAAPTWVLSNHDVARHVSRYARAEQSTPTRQLDDLLDRPADLALGTRRARAALLLTLALPGSVYLYQGEELGLPEVEDLPEDVLQDPTWHRSGHTERGRDGSRVPLPWSGSSPPFGFGPGPTTWLPQPPSWAGLTVEAQAGDPASMLELYRTALRTRRTMPTLPSAPFRFRDEFGPDVVAFERDAGFLCVVNLGRSPVLLPPRATVLLASTPPEEQVTGVLPVDAAVWLGP; encoded by the coding sequence ATGGCCGGCGACGAGTGGTGGCGGAGCGCGGTGATCTACCAGGTCTACATCCGCAGCTTCGCCGACGGGAACGGCGACGGGCTGGGCGACGTCGCCGGGATCCGGAACCGTCTGCCGTACCTCGCGGACCTGGGCGTCGACGCGATCTGGATCAACCCGTGGTACCCGTCGCCGATGGCCGACGGCGGCTACGACGTCAGCGACTACCGGGACGTCGATCCCCGCTTCGGGACGCTCGCCGAGGCGGAGAGCCTGGTGGACGAGGCGCACGCCCACGGGCTGCGGGTGCTTCTGGACATCGTGCCGAACCACACGTCCGACGCGCACCCGTGGTTCCGGAGTGCGGTGGCGGCCGGCCCCGGTGCGCCGGCCCGCGACCGCTACCTGTTCCGGCCGGGCCGGGGTGCGGACGGTTCGGTGCCACCCAACGACTGGTCCAGCGTCTTTGGTGGCCCGGCCTGGACCCGGGTGACCGAGCCGGACGGCCGGCCGGGGCAGTGGTACCTGCACCTGTTCGACCCCTCCCAGCCGGACCTGAACTGGGACCATCCGGCCGTGCGGGCCGAGTTCGTCGCCACGCTCCGGTTCTGGTTCGACCGTGGTGTCGACGGGTTCCGGATCGACGTCGCGCACTCGCTGATCAAGGAGCCGGGCCTGCCCGACCTGGCGGGCCGGCGGTTCCCGGCTCCCGGAAGCGCGGACGGACATCGTGGGCCCGGCGTGGAGGCGCACCCGCACTGGGACCGCGAGGAAGTGCACGAGGTCTACCGCGAGTGGCGCGCGGTGGCCGACACCTACGACCCGCCGCGGATCTTCGTGGCCGAGGCCTGGGTGGACGAGCCGGAGCGGCTCTCCCGGTACCTGCGCCCGGACGAACTGCACACCGCGTTCAACTTCATCTACCTGATGGCCCCGTGGCGCGCCGCCGACCTGCGCCGCACGATCGTCCGGACCCTCGCGGAGCACCTCGCCGTCGGCGCGGCGCCGACCTGGGTGCTGTCCAACCACGACGTCGCCCGGCACGTGTCGCGCTATGCCCGTGCCGAGCAGTCCACGCCGACCCGGCAGCTCGACGATCTGCTCGATCGCCCCGCCGACCTGGCACTCGGTACCCGCCGCGCCCGGGCCGCCCTGCTGCTCACGCTCGCGCTGCCCGGGAGCGTCTACCTGTACCAGGGGGAGGAGCTGGGCCTGCCCGAGGTGGAGGACCTGCCCGAGGACGTGCTGCAGGACCCGACCTGGCACCGGTCCGGCCACACCGAGCGAGGCCGCGACGGAAGCCGCGTGCCGCTGCCCTGGAGCGGTAGTTCGCCGCCGTTCGGGTTCGGGCCGGGGCCGACGACCTGGCTGCCCCAGCCGCCGTCGTGGGCGGGGCTGACGGTCGAGGCGCAGGCCGGCGATCCGGCGTCGATGCTGGAGCTCTACCGAACGGCCCTGCGTACTCGCCGGACGATGCCGACGCTCCCGAGCGCGCCGTTCCGGTTCCGGGACGAGTTCGGGCCGGACGTCGTCGCGTTCGAGCGGGACGCCGGGTTCCTCTGTGTCGTGAACCTCGGGCGCTCGCCGGTGCTGCTACCGCCGCGGGCGACCGTCCTGCTGGCCAGCACACCGCCGGAGGAGCAGGTCACGGGCGTCCTGCCCGTGGACGCCGCGGTGTGGCTCGGACCGTGA
- a CDS encoding carbohydrate ABC transporter permease, protein MKPGRRAEVAWIVGGIAVVLYAIVPVAWIVSLSFKGGDDITNQSFLPSAFTWENYRIVFASDLFTTALRNSIGITIIATTISVVLATLAAYAVARLEFPGKRLILGVALAITVFPIIAIATPLFNMWRNIGLYDTWIGLIIPYLSFSLPLSVYVLSAFFREIPWEMEQAAQVDGATSWQAFRKVIVPLAAPGVATAAILTFFAVWNDFIFGITLTSSERSRPVPAALAFFSGESSFSEPTAPIAAASVIITIPVIVLVLFFQRRIVAGLTAGAVKG, encoded by the coding sequence ATGAAACCCGGACGCCGGGCCGAGGTCGCCTGGATCGTCGGCGGGATCGCGGTGGTCCTCTACGCGATCGTGCCGGTCGCCTGGATCGTCTCGCTCTCGTTCAAGGGCGGCGACGACATCACCAACCAATCGTTCCTCCCCTCGGCCTTCACCTGGGAGAACTACCGGATCGTTTTCGCGTCCGACCTGTTCACGACAGCGCTGCGCAACTCGATCGGGATCACGATCATCGCGACCACGATCTCGGTCGTGCTCGCAACGCTCGCCGCCTACGCGGTGGCGCGGCTGGAGTTCCCCGGCAAGCGCCTGATCCTGGGCGTCGCGCTCGCGATCACGGTGTTCCCGATCATCGCGATCGCCACCCCGCTGTTCAACATGTGGCGGAACATCGGCCTCTACGACACCTGGATCGGGCTGATCATCCCGTACCTGTCGTTCTCCCTTCCGCTCTCGGTCTACGTCCTCTCGGCGTTCTTCCGGGAGATCCCGTGGGAGATGGAGCAGGCGGCTCAGGTCGACGGCGCGACGAGCTGGCAGGCGTTCCGGAAAGTGATCGTGCCGCTCGCGGCCCCCGGCGTGGCCACCGCCGCGATCCTGACGTTCTTCGCGGTCTGGAACGACTTCATCTTCGGTATCACGCTCACCTCGAGCGAGAGATCCCGGCCGGTTCCGGCGGCGCTCGCGTTCTTCAGCGGGGAGTCGTCGTTCTCCGAGCCGACCGCGCCGATCGCCGCGGCCTCGGTGATCATCACGATCCCGGTGATCGTTCTCGTCCTGTTCTTCCAGCGTCGAATCGTCGCCGGTCTGACCGCCGGTGCGGTCAAGGGTTAG
- a CDS encoding penicillin-binding transpeptidase domain-containing protein, whose translation MSAISNLLVLAGMVTAVVLAADLLRRRDRAWAAVPVAGGRRQWWLVAPLALVWIGVWLSGGVSVVWVYAVGAGLLAALLLGVRALRAAHAARSDVHVSAPGLAILVLVVSLLHLGCQLTIRLNLVRTPDSGAAEGLRGPVVESGLKSLGLPIVGLLVLLAVGLLVARRTGQADADDRPAPGDARRRTTVAGDARADWSRWRRAWKQRARRNPVWSWLWVGALVTAPFLAPVIAGNNLVFLGVATPEFGKALFLVVLAVVVSRHSLEAVVFRTIGLRTAIGQLRTGLRTTPWRSLRTFERQTRFLLYPMALVGAVAFCSAVRSDFGTLIPVLAATLGVLWAALSIEARATPFDALEGEAPGLRARLRAWTGSGALRYLRPYGLIAAALAALAAVVAPFTDYVSERFLIWRDPWAYRWNAPCYPLPDGATPPAGVPDGAEVCQRLGVVDLESERSQLAHALAAVNDGGLWGRGLADVLDPPLAAASTDFVLASAWNKLGGLTVLACAAAIVLLGLALIQFPADLAPRSEQQPTAGRFRGTRRQLTVAALLGTGLAALITGQFVFVFAATLGAVPHSGITAPFLSRGPQASLALILAIAAVAVAGYAGTFHAARAAGAPIRRAGQRPVAATGLAARLPGPPARVLIGLSFPLCLVVGVLVTLTPYRAPWPSLTSVWAAYDENRYACASEPTPSYGSAGPSTRPIDPAQCSTDLVAANRSRLEVRIGDTVLATTRTSGSWAGPCGPDRLTAADLGGLLRVGDGRSGLLDVAYSDVIGGGATAGSSLRRRLLPGGDVPDGGLTLGLDPALQRTVNTAMRRSSPEGGSPLAGGIVVMDASTGRVLAGSSVPEPAGPGPCGAAPTSTASPTSDTPFGERPDVTEWETRQRSGVVGDDGEITGRPGTDCGVGQRDADERRRCGYYRLQEPTKGETARKAAEQEIERRYVGGRKSVTDLPSTDVNRVVGRRFGLGSTFKVVVAAAYLHQPGHHASDRIPAPPTTTWDGNRPIRNYSDGACPATENGTITLTDALAYSCNTAFVELARTVGWDAISRMATSLGLTVESLVTNEDGTVGYGATEPQQFADRTLGSDTRIPANPEAGSGRGLNAIGEGQVEGTPIGLATVMAAIANDGVPVRPLLVTAVTDPATGVTTQVAPVRAASALTPAEAAELRAALSKTAEYGTAEALTAEGDLFVKTGTHEIHPDDACPSDVYACRTAWLVGIVQGADGPVSFAVALDAPDDVAGSKRARWLIQQVIDAVE comes from the coding sequence GTGAGCGCGATCAGTAACCTGCTCGTGCTCGCCGGAATGGTCACGGCGGTCGTGCTCGCGGCCGACCTCCTCCGGCGCCGGGACCGTGCGTGGGCGGCGGTTCCGGTCGCGGGCGGCCGACGCCAGTGGTGGCTGGTCGCCCCCCTGGCGCTGGTCTGGATCGGCGTCTGGCTCAGCGGCGGCGTCAGCGTCGTCTGGGTGTACGCGGTCGGCGCCGGCCTACTGGCCGCGTTGCTCCTCGGCGTCCGGGCGCTGCGGGCCGCGCACGCGGCGCGTTCGGACGTGCACGTCTCGGCGCCGGGCCTGGCGATCCTGGTCCTCGTCGTGTCGCTCCTCCACCTCGGCTGCCAGCTGACGATCCGGCTCAATCTGGTCCGGACGCCGGACAGCGGAGCCGCGGAGGGCCTGCGGGGTCCGGTCGTCGAGTCGGGGCTGAAGTCGCTGGGGCTGCCCATCGTCGGCCTGCTGGTGCTGCTCGCGGTCGGGCTGCTGGTGGCCCGGCGCACCGGCCAGGCGGACGCCGACGACCGGCCGGCTCCCGGTGACGCACGGCGCCGGACCACGGTCGCCGGCGACGCCCGGGCGGATTGGAGCAGGTGGCGGCGGGCCTGGAAACAGCGGGCGCGGCGGAACCCGGTCTGGTCGTGGCTCTGGGTCGGTGCGCTGGTCACCGCACCGTTCCTCGCGCCGGTGATCGCCGGGAACAACCTGGTCTTCCTCGGTGTGGCGACGCCGGAGTTCGGCAAGGCGCTGTTCCTCGTCGTCCTCGCAGTCGTCGTGAGCCGTCACAGCCTCGAGGCGGTCGTGTTCCGGACGATCGGGCTCCGGACCGCGATCGGGCAGCTGCGGACCGGTCTCCGGACTACGCCGTGGCGCAGCCTCCGCACGTTCGAGCGGCAGACGCGCTTCCTTCTCTACCCGATGGCGCTGGTCGGCGCCGTCGCGTTCTGCAGCGCGGTGCGCAGTGACTTCGGCACGCTGATCCCGGTGCTCGCCGCCACGCTGGGCGTGCTGTGGGCCGCGCTGAGCATCGAAGCGAGGGCGACGCCGTTCGACGCGCTGGAGGGCGAGGCGCCCGGCCTGCGCGCCCGGCTGCGGGCCTGGACCGGGTCCGGGGCACTGCGGTATCTCCGGCCGTACGGCTTGATCGCCGCCGCACTGGCCGCGCTGGCCGCCGTCGTCGCGCCGTTCACCGACTACGTGAGCGAGCGCTTTTTGATCTGGCGCGATCCGTGGGCGTACCGCTGGAACGCCCCGTGTTATCCGCTGCCGGACGGTGCCACTCCCCCGGCCGGCGTTCCCGACGGCGCCGAGGTGTGCCAGCGGCTCGGCGTCGTCGACCTGGAGAGCGAACGGTCGCAGCTCGCCCACGCCCTCGCCGCGGTGAACGACGGTGGCCTCTGGGGCCGAGGGCTCGCCGACGTCCTCGACCCGCCGCTGGCGGCGGCATCCACCGACTTCGTGCTGGCGTCGGCGTGGAACAAGCTCGGTGGGCTGACCGTGCTGGCGTGCGCGGCCGCGATCGTGCTCCTCGGGCTGGCGCTGATCCAGTTCCCGGCGGACCTCGCTCCCCGCAGCGAGCAGCAGCCCACGGCCGGGCGGTTCCGCGGAACCCGCAGGCAGCTGACGGTCGCGGCGCTGCTCGGCACCGGTCTCGCCGCGCTGATCACCGGCCAGTTCGTGTTCGTGTTCGCCGCGACGCTCGGCGCCGTCCCGCACTCCGGCATCACCGCGCCGTTCCTCTCCCGCGGCCCGCAGGCCTCGCTGGCGCTGATCCTGGCGATCGCCGCGGTCGCGGTCGCCGGTTACGCCGGTACGTTCCACGCCGCCCGCGCCGCCGGGGCGCCGATCCGTCGCGCAGGACAGCGTCCGGTGGCAGCGACCGGTCTGGCGGCCCGGCTGCCCGGGCCACCGGCGCGGGTGCTGATCGGGTTGAGCTTTCCGCTGTGCCTGGTCGTCGGCGTCCTGGTGACGCTGACCCCGTACCGGGCACCGTGGCCGAGCCTGACCTCGGTCTGGGCGGCCTACGACGAGAACCGGTACGCCTGCGCGTCCGAGCCCACGCCGTCGTACGGATCGGCCGGTCCGTCGACCCGCCCGATCGATCCGGCCCAGTGCTCGACCGATCTGGTGGCGGCCAATCGGTCGCGGCTGGAGGTGCGGATCGGGGACACCGTGCTGGCCACCACGCGCACCTCCGGGAGCTGGGCCGGACCGTGCGGCCCCGACCGGCTCACCGCGGCGGACCTCGGCGGCCTGCTCCGGGTCGGCGACGGACGGTCCGGGCTGCTCGACGTCGCGTACTCCGACGTCATCGGCGGTGGCGCGACCGCGGGATCGAGCCTGCGCCGCCGGCTGCTGCCCGGCGGGGACGTGCCGGACGGCGGTCTGACGCTCGGTCTCGACCCGGCCCTGCAGCGGACCGTCAACACCGCGATGCGACGGTCCAGCCCGGAGGGTGGGAGCCCGCTCGCCGGCGGCATCGTGGTGATGGACGCCTCCACCGGGCGCGTGCTCGCCGGAAGCAGCGTTCCGGAGCCGGCGGGCCCGGGTCCCTGCGGCGCCGCCCCGACGTCCACCGCGTCGCCGACGTCGGACACCCCGTTCGGCGAGCGTCCGGACGTCACCGAGTGGGAGACCCGCCAGCGATCCGGTGTCGTCGGCGACGACGGGGAGATCACCGGGCGGCCCGGCACCGACTGCGGCGTCGGGCAGCGCGACGCCGACGAGCGACGCCGATGCGGCTACTACCGGCTGCAGGAACCGACGAAGGGCGAGACCGCACGGAAGGCCGCCGAGCAGGAGATCGAGCGCCGGTACGTCGGCGGCCGGAAGTCCGTGACCGACCTGCCGTCGACCGACGTGAACCGGGTGGTCGGCCGCCGGTTCGGCCTCGGCTCCACGTTCAAGGTCGTGGTGGCCGCCGCCTACCTGCACCAGCCGGGCCACCACGCGTCGGATCGGATCCCGGCGCCGCCCACCACCACGTGGGACGGCAACCGACCGATCCGCAACTACTCCGACGGGGCGTGCCCGGCCACCGAGAACGGCACGATCACGCTGACCGACGCGCTCGCGTACTCGTGCAACACGGCGTTCGTGGAGCTCGCCCGCACGGTCGGCTGGGACGCGATCAGCCGGATGGCGACGTCGCTCGGGTTGACCGTGGAGTCGCTCGTGACGAACGAGGACGGCACCGTGGGCTACGGCGCGACCGAGCCGCAGCAGTTCGCCGATCGCACACTCGGTAGCGACACCCGGATCCCGGCCAACCCGGAGGCCGGATCCGGCCGGGGACTCAACGCGATCGGCGAGGGTCAGGTCGAGGGCACTCCGATCGGCCTGGCCACGGTGATGGCCGCGATCGCGAACGACGGCGTCCCGGTCCGGCCGCTGCTGGTCACCGCCGTCACCGACCCGGCGACCGGGGTGACGACGCAGGTGGCGCCGGTGCGGGCGGCGTCGGCGCTCACCCCGGCGGAGGCCGCGGAACTCCGGGCCGCGCTGAGCAAGACCGCCGAGTACGGCACCGCCGAGGCGCTGACGGCGGAGGGCGATCTCTTCGTGAAGACCGGCACGCACGAGATCCATCCCGACGACGCCTGCCCGTCCGACGTCTACGCGTGCCGCACGGCCTGGCTGGTCGGGATCGTGCAGGGCGCGGACGGTCCGGTGTCGTTCGCGGTCGCCCTGGATGCGCCGGACGACGTGGCCGGGAGCAAGCGGGCCAGATGGCTCATCCAACAGGTCATCGACGCCGTCGAATGA
- a CDS encoding sn-glycerol-3-phosphate ABC transporter ATP-binding protein UgpC, whose amino-acid sequence MAAIEMRNIVKEYGDGFKAVNDVSIDIADGEFMILVGPSGCGKSTLLRMIVGLEDITDGDMIIGGNRVNEKAPRDRNLSMVFQNYALYPHLSVFENIAFPLRLKRGVKEEEIKQRVEEAAATLELTEHLQRKPANLSGGQRQRVAMGRAIVRQADAFLFDEPLSNLDAKLRGQMRTEISRMQRRLGTTTVYVTHDQTEAMTLGDRVAVLRKGVLQQVASPRELYEQPVNLFVAGFIGSPPMNFLPAVVEKTRLRLPFFDLDVSAEVAERIAQCDLVLAGVRPEYFEDARVVDASKRDAGTTFRARVDVTEWLGDSQYAYLPFEAPPEVVTQLAELAKELDTEALRTQAVVSIDSMSRMRENADAEFWVDTRRIHLFDPRTGDNLTRDEEVAAELAQEEEEEVRARTAEQERTPADGADRA is encoded by the coding sequence ATGGCAGCCATCGAGATGCGCAACATCGTCAAGGAGTACGGCGACGGCTTCAAGGCCGTGAACGACGTCAGCATCGACATCGCCGACGGCGAGTTCATGATCCTGGTGGGTCCCTCCGGGTGCGGCAAGTCGACGCTGCTGCGGATGATCGTCGGCCTGGAGGACATCACCGACGGCGACATGATCATCGGCGGAAACCGGGTGAACGAGAAGGCACCCCGGGACCGGAACCTGTCGATGGTGTTCCAGAACTACGCGCTCTACCCCCACCTCTCGGTGTTCGAGAACATCGCGTTCCCGCTGCGGCTCAAGCGCGGCGTCAAGGAGGAGGAGATCAAGCAGCGGGTGGAGGAGGCAGCGGCCACGCTCGAGCTGACCGAGCACCTCCAGCGCAAGCCCGCGAACCTCTCCGGCGGCCAGCGTCAGCGGGTCGCGATGGGCCGGGCGATCGTGCGCCAGGCCGACGCGTTCCTCTTCGACGAGCCGCTCTCCAACCTCGACGCCAAGCTGCGCGGCCAGATGCGCACCGAGATCTCCCGGATGCAGCGTCGGCTGGGCACCACGACCGTCTACGTCACCCACGACCAGACCGAGGCGATGACGCTCGGCGACCGGGTCGCGGTGCTGCGCAAGGGCGTGCTCCAGCAGGTCGCCTCGCCCCGGGAGCTCTACGAGCAGCCGGTCAACCTGTTCGTCGCCGGATTCATCGGTTCGCCGCCGATGAACTTCCTGCCGGCCGTGGTCGAGAAGACCCGGTTACGGTTGCCGTTCTTCGATCTCGACGTGTCGGCCGAGGTCGCCGAGCGGATCGCGCAGTGCGACCTGGTGCTGGCCGGCGTGCGTCCGGAGTACTTCGAGGACGCGCGGGTCGTCGACGCCTCGAAGCGGGACGCCGGGACGACGTTCCGCGCCCGGGTGGACGTGACCGAGTGGCTCGGTGACTCGCAATACGCCTACCTGCCGTTCGAGGCGCCTCCCGAGGTGGTCACGCAACTGGCCGAGCTGGCCAAGGAACTCGACACCGAGGCGCTGCGCACCCAGGCCGTCGTCTCGATCGACTCGATGAGCCGGATGCGGGAGAACGCCGACGCCGAGTTCTGGGTGGACACCCGCCGGATCCACCTGTTCGACCCGCGCACCGGGGACAACCTGACCCGGGACGAGGAGGTGGCCGCCGAGCTCGCGCAGGAGGAGGAAGAGGAGGTCCGGGCCCGGACCGCGGAGCAGGAGCGCACGCCGGCGGACGGCGCCGACCGGGCCTGA